The following are encoded in a window of Armatimonas rosea genomic DNA:
- a CDS encoding sensor histidine kinase, with protein MESVTQGVLTPQEMQAQLEHRERQIEAIRRTSDALFSHPSVDTMVQATLKIALEVLRADSGTVYLYDSQNDTLVFRYVIGPIADQLMGKSIPASQGVAGTVFRTGTPVLIGDVSKREDFNANVDKQTGYQTQSMMTVPVKRTGGSPIGVMQVMNPTVPFTQHDLEVLEVLCAQAATGIEHAQLLEAQRNAEIGNRVGEISHDIKNMMTPIETGVMTLQPMLDDLFQQVASITSKCPEGETWGAEVADAVGGVEGLYSWLLDDLLTAAKRVRRRTQYIAGMVKGTLPPPVFEEGCLNDVVNDVVKTLKRTATDKGISLKTDLDRALPHTPFDYDRFYDCLYNLVNNALPETPAGGTVTVRTRSPKSPGGNLLIEVQDTGRGIPEEIRKKLFTNQAVSTKVGGTGLGTSVSARVAREHGGSISVESTVGVGSTFIISVPPVPPVPESPG; from the coding sequence ATGGAAAGTGTCACACAGGGAGTCTTGACGCCGCAGGAGATGCAGGCGCAGCTGGAGCACCGGGAGCGGCAGATCGAGGCGATTCGGCGCACGAGCGATGCGCTCTTCTCACACCCCAGTGTGGACACGATGGTGCAGGCCACCCTGAAGATCGCGCTGGAGGTGCTCCGCGCGGACTCGGGGACGGTCTACCTCTACGACTCCCAGAACGACACGCTGGTCTTTCGCTACGTGATCGGCCCTATCGCGGACCAGCTCATGGGCAAGTCGATCCCGGCATCGCAGGGGGTGGCGGGGACGGTGTTTCGTACCGGAACCCCCGTGCTGATCGGCGATGTGAGCAAGCGCGAGGACTTCAACGCTAATGTCGATAAGCAGACCGGCTACCAGACCCAGTCGATGATGACGGTTCCGGTGAAGCGCACGGGGGGCTCCCCGATTGGGGTGATGCAGGTGATGAACCCGACGGTCCCCTTCACCCAGCACGATCTTGAAGTCCTTGAAGTTCTCTGTGCCCAGGCCGCCACGGGCATTGAGCACGCCCAGCTTTTGGAGGCGCAGCGCAACGCGGAGATTGGCAACCGTGTCGGGGAGATCTCCCATGACATTAAGAACATGATGACCCCCATCGAGACCGGTGTCATGACCCTCCAGCCGATGCTCGATGATCTCTTCCAGCAGGTCGCCAGTATCACCAGCAAGTGCCCCGAGGGCGAGACCTGGGGCGCGGAGGTGGCCGATGCGGTGGGCGGCGTGGAGGGCCTGTACTCCTGGCTCCTCGACGATCTCCTGACCGCGGCCAAGCGTGTGCGCCGCCGCACCCAGTACATCGCGGGGATGGTAAAAGGGACGCTGCCTCCGCCGGTCTTTGAAGAGGGCTGTCTCAACGATGTGGTCAACGACGTCGTCAAGACCCTCAAGCGCACCGCCACGGACAAGGGCATCAGCCTCAAGACCGACCTAGACCGCGCCCTGCCCCACACCCCCTTCGACTACGACCGCTTCTATGACTGCCTGTACAACCTGGTCAACAACGCGCTCCCGGAGACGCCCGCCGGTGGCACGGTGACCGTCCGCACACGCAGCCCCAAGTCGCCGGGCGGCAACCTCCTTATCGAGGTGCAGGACACCGGACGCGGCATCCCCGAGGAGATTCGCAAGAAGCTCTTTACCAACCAAGCGGTCTCTACCAAGGTGGGCGGCACGGGCCTAGGCACCAGTGTCTCCGCGCGGGTGGCGCGTGAGCACGGTGGGAGCATCTCCGTAGAGAGCACGGTCGGCGTGGGCTCGACCTTTATTATCTCTGTCCCGCCGGTTCCCCCCGTCCCTGAGTCGCCGGGGTAG
- a CDS encoding DUF885 family protein, which yields MLSKALFAAIAALVVLSPAYAQPSRATDDSLEPLLRRFQTDEAGLNRFYDTEFSPTLQKRMAAFRAEWRKTLDALDYDKLGTGARIDWLLLDGYLKHEDAQAALAAQREAEMLPLIPFAPKLVALEEARGRVEAPNGERFAATLDALSKELKAARAQKRNISPTLALRTARALDGLARTLATWYAHYDGFHPLVTWWCKTPYEALRRELADYSRALREETAKVKGRDDDPLIGDPIGRDALLADLAYERIPYTPEELMKLAEREFAWCETELKKATKEMGLGENTKAALERVKTLHAAPGEQDTLVAGQVRESIAFLQKNDLVTLEPLCIETWRLEMSSKQVQRNLPFAAYGGQKMLVAYPLAEMDHADKEMSLRANNEHFTRIVTPHELIPGHHLQSYMSERYRPYRQRFATPFLVEGWALYWEMQLWDKSWARSPEDRVGMLFWRMHRCARILVSLGFHLKTMTPEKMIDFLVERVGHERFSATSEVRRFIGGAYSPLYQCAYMIGGLQLRALAKEQGDSQRQTLKQLHDSLLHEGPIPIELLRAAVTGSRPVKNAPFWRF from the coding sequence ATGCTCTCCAAAGCCCTCTTTGCCGCCATCGCTGCCCTTGTCGTGCTCTCGCCCGCCTACGCACAGCCCTCCCGTGCCACCGACGACAGCCTGGAGCCGCTGCTCCGGCGCTTTCAGACCGACGAGGCGGGTCTCAACCGCTTCTACGACACGGAGTTCTCCCCCACCCTCCAGAAGCGCATGGCCGCGTTTCGTGCGGAGTGGCGCAAGACACTCGATGCGCTGGACTACGACAAGCTGGGCACCGGGGCAAGGATCGACTGGCTGCTCCTGGATGGCTACCTGAAGCACGAAGACGCGCAGGCGGCCCTGGCGGCCCAGCGCGAGGCGGAGATGCTCCCCCTGATTCCCTTTGCACCCAAGCTGGTCGCGCTGGAGGAGGCGCGGGGCCGTGTGGAGGCACCCAATGGCGAGCGCTTTGCCGCCACGCTCGATGCGCTCTCAAAAGAGCTCAAGGCAGCGCGAGCGCAGAAACGCAATATCTCCCCCACCCTTGCCCTGCGCACGGCGCGCGCCCTCGATGGCCTCGCACGCACCCTGGCGACCTGGTACGCCCACTACGATGGCTTCCATCCCTTGGTGACCTGGTGGTGCAAGACTCCCTACGAAGCTCTCCGCCGTGAGCTCGCCGACTACAGCCGGGCGCTGCGAGAGGAGACCGCCAAGGTAAAGGGCCGCGACGACGACCCGCTGATCGGGGACCCGATCGGGCGCGATGCCCTCCTGGCAGACCTGGCCTACGAGCGCATTCCCTACACCCCCGAGGAGCTGATGAAGCTCGCGGAGCGGGAGTTTGCCTGGTGTGAGACGGAGCTCAAGAAGGCCACGAAAGAAATGGGCCTCGGTGAGAATACCAAGGCGGCGCTGGAGAGAGTGAAGACGCTCCATGCCGCGCCGGGGGAGCAGGACACCCTGGTCGCCGGGCAGGTGCGCGAGTCGATTGCCTTCCTGCAGAAGAACGATCTGGTCACCCTGGAGCCGCTCTGTATCGAGACCTGGCGGCTGGAGATGAGCAGCAAGCAGGTGCAGCGCAACCTGCCCTTTGCCGCCTACGGAGGCCAGAAGATGCTGGTAGCCTACCCCCTGGCGGAGATGGACCACGCCGATAAGGAGATGAGCCTGCGCGCCAACAACGAGCACTTCACCCGCATTGTCACCCCGCACGAGCTCATCCCCGGCCACCACCTGCAGTCCTACATGTCCGAGCGCTACCGCCCCTACCGCCAGCGCTTCGCCACCCCGTTTCTGGTCGAGGGCTGGGCGCTCTACTGGGAGATGCAGCTCTGGGATAAGAGCTGGGCACGGAGCCCCGAGGACCGGGTGGGGATGCTCTTCTGGCGCATGCACCGCTGCGCCCGCATCCTGGTCTCGCTGGGCTTTCACCTCAAGACCATGACTCCCGAGAAGATGATCGACTTCCTGGTCGAGCGGGTCGGGCACGAGCGCTTCTCCGCCACGAGCGAGGTACGGCGCTTTATCGGCGGGGCCTACTCCCCGCTCTACCAGTGTGCCTACATGATCGGTGGGCTCCAGCTTCGGGCACTCGCCAAGGAGCAAGGGGACAGCCAAAGGCAGACTCTCAAGCAGCTCCACGACTCCCTCCTCCACGAGGGCCCGATCCCCATCGAGCTGCTCCGCGCCGCGGTGACCGGCAGCCGCCCTGTGAAAAATGCCCCTTTTTGGAGGTTCTAG
- a CDS encoding DUF6304 family protein gives MKRFPGYYRDAHGEEAVFFELEGTTYAVTIRGVRFSYITLEDLEPDEDTLPERLAGFSLVHNTPATASMGFPCPSP, from the coding sequence GTGAAGCGCTTTCCTGGATACTACCGCGATGCCCACGGCGAGGAGGCGGTGTTCTTTGAGCTGGAGGGAACGACCTACGCGGTGACAATCCGGGGCGTGCGGTTTTCCTACATCACGCTGGAGGACTTGGAGCCCGACGAAGACACGCTTCCCGAGCGGCTGGCGGGCTTCTCGCTCGTTCACAACACGCCCGCCACTGCGAGTATGGGTTTTCCGTGCCCCTCACCCTGA